One Leifsonia shinshuensis DNA window includes the following coding sequences:
- the frr gene encoding ribosome recycling factor, with the protein MIADVITDARQRMAKTVDAARDDFGTVSAGRANPALFQKVLVDYYGSPTPLAQLAGLQNPEARVLLVTPYDKSALKDIEKAIVNMPNLSANVGNDGEIVRVTLPELTEDRRKEFVKIVRGKGEDAKVAIRNIRRKAKDDLDALKGEVGDDEVARGEKELEALTRTNVDAVDEALKRKEAELLEV; encoded by the coding sequence GTGATCGCCGATGTGATTACCGACGCCCGCCAGCGCATGGCCAAGACCGTGGACGCGGCGAGGGACGACTTCGGCACGGTGAGCGCGGGGCGCGCCAACCCCGCCCTCTTCCAGAAGGTGCTCGTCGACTACTACGGCTCGCCGACGCCGCTCGCCCAGCTCGCCGGCCTCCAGAACCCGGAGGCCCGGGTCCTGCTGGTGACGCCCTACGACAAGTCCGCCCTCAAGGACATCGAGAAGGCGATCGTCAACATGCCGAACCTGTCGGCCAACGTCGGCAACGACGGCGAGATCGTGCGCGTCACCCTCCCCGAGCTGACCGAGGACCGCCGCAAGGAGTTCGTCAAGATCGTCCGCGGCAAGGGCGAGGACGCCAAGGTCGCCATCCGCAACATCCGCCGCAAGGCGAAGGACGACCTCGACGCCCTGAAGGGCGAGGTCGGCGACGACGAGGTGGCCCGTGGCGAGAAGGAGCTCGAGGCCCTCACGCGCACGAACGTCGACGCAGTCGACGAGGCTCTCAAGCGCAAGGAAGCCGAGCTCCTCGAGGTCTAG
- the pyrH gene encoding UMP kinase codes for MTAATHRRRVLLKLSGEAFGGGQLGVNPDIVSSIAREIAQAAEDVEIAIVVGGGNFFRGAELSQRGMDRGRADYMGMLGTVMNSLALQDFLEQAGAETRVQSAIAMTQVAEPYIPRRAERHLEKGRVVIFGAGAGLPYFSTDTVAAQRALEISADVVLVAKNGVDGMYDSDPRINPDARKIDQISHQDALTQGLKAVDSTALSLCMDNGMPMRIFGIEPAGNVTAALLGAEIGTLLG; via the coding sequence ATGACGGCAGCCACTCACAGACGCAGGGTCCTTCTGAAACTCTCCGGCGAGGCCTTCGGCGGCGGTCAGCTCGGGGTGAACCCCGACATCGTCAGCAGCATCGCCCGCGAGATCGCGCAGGCGGCGGAGGACGTCGAGATCGCCATCGTCGTCGGCGGGGGCAACTTCTTCCGCGGAGCCGAACTCTCGCAGCGCGGGATGGACCGCGGACGCGCCGACTACATGGGTATGCTCGGCACCGTGATGAACTCGCTCGCCCTGCAGGACTTCCTGGAGCAGGCCGGTGCGGAGACGCGCGTGCAGTCCGCTATCGCGATGACCCAGGTGGCCGAGCCGTACATCCCGCGCCGCGCGGAGCGCCACCTCGAGAAGGGCCGCGTCGTCATCTTCGGCGCCGGCGCCGGCCTCCCGTACTTCTCCACCGACACCGTCGCAGCGCAGCGCGCGCTGGAGATCAGCGCCGACGTCGTGCTGGTCGCCAAGAACGGCGTGGACGGCATGTACGACTCCGACCCGCGCATCAACCCGGACGCGCGCAAGATCGACCAGATCAGCCACCAGGACGCGCTGACGCAGGGCCTCAAGGCCGTCGACTCCACTGCGCTGAGCCTCTGCATGGACAACGGGATGCCGATGCGCATCTTCGGCATCGAGCCGGCGGGCAACGTCACCGCCGCGCTGCTCGGCGCCGAGATCGGCACCCTGCTCGGCTGA
- the tsf gene encoding translation elongation factor Ts encodes MANISIADIKALREQLGTGMVDTKKALEEAGGDIEKATEILRLKGAKGNAKRADRSTSEGLVAAKENGNGTATMIELACETDFVAKGEKFIALADKVLDAAAAAGATTVEEALAAPAGSQTVAELIGDEAAILGEKVELRRIAVVSGENFAIYLHKTSKDLPPQVGVVVGYAGADAETARSIAQHISFANPTYLTREDVPAEEVENERRIVEEISRNEGKPEAALPKIIEGRLGAYFKQVALLEQEYARDNKQNIAQVLKDSGLTVSGFARFKVGA; translated from the coding sequence ATGGCAAACATCAGCATCGCTGACATCAAGGCCCTGCGCGAGCAGCTCGGCACCGGAATGGTCGACACCAAGAAGGCCCTCGAGGAGGCCGGTGGCGACATCGAGAAGGCGACCGAGATCCTCCGCCTCAAGGGCGCCAAGGGCAACGCGAAGCGTGCCGACCGTTCCACTTCCGAGGGCCTCGTGGCCGCGAAGGAGAACGGCAACGGCACCGCGACGATGATCGAGCTCGCCTGCGAGACCGACTTCGTCGCGAAGGGCGAGAAGTTCATCGCCCTCGCCGACAAGGTGCTCGACGCGGCCGCCGCCGCGGGCGCCACCACCGTCGAGGAGGCGCTGGCCGCCCCCGCCGGGTCGCAGACCGTCGCCGAGCTCATCGGTGACGAGGCCGCGATCCTCGGCGAGAAGGTGGAGCTCCGCCGCATCGCCGTCGTCTCGGGCGAGAACTTCGCGATCTACCTGCACAAGACCTCCAAGGACCTGCCCCCGCAGGTCGGCGTGGTCGTCGGCTACGCCGGCGCCGACGCGGAGACCGCCCGCAGCATCGCGCAGCACATCTCGTTCGCCAACCCGACCTACCTCACCCGCGAGGACGTCCCGGCCGAAGAGGTCGAGAACGAGCGTCGCATCGTCGAGGAGATCTCGCGCAACGAGGGCAAGCCGGAGGCCGCGCTCCCGAAGATCATCGAGGGCCGCCTCGGCGCCTACTTCAAGCAGGTCGCCCTGCTCGAGCAGGAGTACGCCCGCGACAACAAGCAGAACATCGCCCAGGTCCTCAAGGACTCGGGTCTGACCGTCTCGGGCTTCGCCCGCTTCAAGGTCGGCGCCTGA
- the rpsB gene encoding 30S ribosomal protein S2: MAVVTMRQLLDSGVHFGHQTRRWNPKMKRFILTERSGSYIIDLQQSLAYIDKTYEFVRETVAHGGTILFVGTKKQAQQAIAEQATRVGQPYVNQRWLGGLLTNFQTVSKRLARMKELEELDFEGTTSGFTKKELLIKKRELDKLHKSLGGIRNLAKTPSAIWVVDTKKEHLAIDEAKKLGIPVIAILDTNCDPDEVQYPIPGNDDAIRSVTLLTRIVADAAAEGLIQRHQKPEEGSEQAEPLAEWEQELLAQSQDEVQSSAETEKAADADLAEAKADSAEVVAEGEADADADAEAK; encoded by the coding sequence ATGGCCGTCGTCACCATGCGCCAGCTGCTCGACAGCGGCGTCCACTTCGGACACCAGACCCGCCGCTGGAACCCGAAGATGAAGCGCTTCATCCTCACCGAGCGCTCGGGCAGCTACATCATCGACCTGCAGCAGTCGCTCGCCTACATCGACAAGACGTACGAGTTCGTGCGCGAGACGGTCGCCCACGGCGGCACCATCCTCTTCGTCGGCACCAAGAAGCAGGCGCAGCAGGCGATCGCCGAGCAGGCGACCCGCGTGGGCCAGCCCTACGTGAACCAGCGCTGGCTGGGCGGTCTGCTGACCAACTTCCAGACCGTGTCCAAGCGCCTCGCGCGCATGAAGGAGCTCGAGGAGCTCGACTTCGAGGGCACCACCAGCGGCTTCACCAAGAAGGAGCTGCTGATCAAGAAGCGCGAGCTCGACAAGCTCCACAAGTCGCTCGGCGGCATCCGCAACCTGGCCAAGACCCCGAGCGCCATCTGGGTCGTGGACACCAAGAAGGAGCACCTCGCGATCGACGAGGCGAAGAAGCTGGGCATCCCGGTCATCGCCATCCTCGACACGAACTGCGACCCGGACGAGGTCCAGTACCCGATCCCGGGCAACGACGACGCCATCCGCTCCGTCACCCTCCTCACCCGCATCGTCGCCGACGCCGCGGCCGAGGGCCTCATCCAGCGTCACCAGAAGCCGGAAGAGGGCTCCGAGCAGGCCGAGCCGCTCGCCGAGTGGGAGCAGGAGCTCCTCGCGCAGTCGCAGGACGAGGTCCAGTCGTCCGCCGAGACCGAGAAGGCGGCCGACGCCGACCTCGCCGAGGCCAAGGCGGACTCCGCCGAGGTCGTGGCCGAGGGCGAGGCGGACGCGGACGCCGACGCCGAGGCCAAGTAA
- a CDS encoding sugar porter family MFS transporter: MRRKVVGLATAAAVGGFLFGFDSSVINGAVDSIQHHFALNAFVTGFIVAIALLGCAVGAYFAGRLADRWGRIRVMLIGAVLFLASSIGAGLSFSVWDLGFWRVIGGLGIGIASVVAPAYIAEIAPKQRRGGLASLQQLAITIGIFVALLSDALLAGAAGAAANQLWFGLEAWRWMFLVGVIPSVVYGILALILPESPRYLLSSGRHDEARAIFATLVPEEDVDRQVRDIEHAIEEDKDAAKGTLRGNRFGLKPIVWIGIILSVFQQFVGINVIFYYSTTLWKAVGFTESNSLLITVITSITNVVVTIVAILLVDRVGRRPILLTGSVGMAISLAVMALSFSFAHKSAGAVTLPNPWGPIALIAANVFVICFGASWGPLVWVLLGEIFPPRIRGAALGVAASAQWIANFLVTVSFPPMSDFSLPFTYGMYAVFAALSFFFVFFKVPETNGMALEHAETLFANAGRGRGPQVRSSGDTVPRS, encoded by the coding sequence ATGCGGCGGAAAGTCGTCGGGCTCGCGACCGCAGCGGCGGTCGGCGGGTTCCTGTTCGGTTTCGACTCCTCCGTCATCAACGGGGCCGTCGACTCCATCCAGCACCACTTCGCGCTCAACGCGTTCGTCACCGGGTTCATCGTCGCCATCGCGCTGCTCGGCTGCGCGGTCGGCGCCTACTTCGCCGGCCGCCTCGCCGACCGCTGGGGCCGCATCCGGGTGATGCTGATCGGCGCCGTCCTGTTCCTCGCCAGCTCCATCGGCGCCGGGCTCTCGTTCTCCGTCTGGGACCTCGGCTTCTGGCGCGTCATCGGTGGTCTCGGCATCGGCATCGCGTCCGTGGTCGCTCCGGCGTACATCGCGGAGATCGCGCCCAAGCAGCGCCGTGGCGGCCTCGCCTCGCTGCAGCAGCTCGCCATCACGATCGGTATCTTCGTGGCGCTGCTCTCCGACGCCTTGCTCGCCGGAGCCGCGGGCGCCGCGGCCAACCAGCTCTGGTTCGGGCTGGAGGCGTGGCGGTGGATGTTCCTGGTCGGCGTGATCCCGTCCGTCGTCTACGGCATCCTGGCGCTGATCCTGCCGGAGTCGCCGCGCTACCTGCTGTCCAGTGGGCGGCACGACGAGGCGCGGGCGATCTTCGCGACCCTCGTCCCGGAGGAGGACGTCGATCGGCAGGTCCGCGACATCGAGCACGCCATCGAGGAGGACAAGGACGCCGCGAAGGGCACGCTCCGCGGCAACCGCTTCGGCCTGAAACCGATCGTCTGGATCGGCATCATCCTGTCCGTGTTCCAGCAGTTCGTCGGCATCAACGTGATCTTCTACTACTCGACGACGCTCTGGAAGGCCGTCGGATTCACCGAGAGCAACTCGCTGCTCATCACCGTCATCACCTCCATCACCAACGTGGTCGTCACCATCGTGGCGATCCTGCTGGTCGACCGCGTCGGCCGGCGCCCCATTCTGCTCACCGGCTCGGTGGGCATGGCGATCTCGCTGGCGGTGATGGCGCTGTCGTTCAGCTTCGCGCACAAGTCGGCCGGCGCCGTCACTCTCCCGAACCCGTGGGGGCCGATCGCGCTGATCGCGGCGAACGTCTTCGTGATCTGCTTCGGCGCCTCCTGGGGGCCGCTGGTCTGGGTGCTGCTGGGCGAGATCTTCCCTCCGCGCATCCGCGGCGCCGCACTCGGTGTCGCCGCCTCCGCGCAGTGGATCGCGAACTTCCTGGTCACGGTCTCCTTCCCGCCGATGTCCGACTTCTCGCTGCCGTTCACGTACGGGATGTACGCGGTCTTCGCGGCGCTCTCCTTCTTCTTCGTCTTCTTCAAGGTGCCGGAGACGAACGGGATGGCGCTGGAGCACGCCGAGACGCTGTTCGCCAACGCCGGGCGCGGCCGCGGGCCGCAGGTGCGGTCGTCGGGGGACACCGTCCCGCGCTCGTGA